In one Pseudomonas sp. R84 genomic region, the following are encoded:
- a CDS encoding urea amidolyase associated protein UAAP1 → MTDSTQLFPPFAEEMLPGGGHRSFVLKRGQLLRLTDLRGGANVSLTLLNANEKTERLNLPDSLKCQHTAKLTSGHCLYSDMGRVLAAITADTCGWSDSLGGVLCAEEVAQKYGQGRYQELRNGFFRNGTDNLLVELGKWGLGLSDLLMTLNLFSRVNVDEAGCFHFVEGNSKAGDYIELYAPMDTLVVLTALQHPMDPSPEYAPKPLKLSWMNADASVAEHCRNSRPENERGFINTDRLFA, encoded by the coding sequence ATGACCGATTCGACTCAACTGTTCCCACCGTTTGCCGAAGAAATGCTCCCCGGCGGCGGCCACCGTTCCTTCGTGTTGAAGCGCGGCCAATTGCTGCGCCTGACCGATCTGCGCGGCGGCGCCAACGTCAGCCTGACCTTGCTCAACGCCAATGAAAAAACCGAGCGGCTGAACCTGCCCGACAGCCTCAAATGCCAACACACCGCCAAGCTCACCAGTGGCCATTGCCTGTACTCGGACATGGGCCGCGTGCTGGCTGCAATCACTGCTGACACCTGCGGCTGGAGCGACAGCCTCGGCGGTGTGCTCTGCGCCGAAGAAGTCGCGCAGAAGTACGGTCAGGGCCGCTATCAGGAACTGCGCAACGGCTTCTTCCGCAACGGCACCGACAACCTGCTGGTGGAGCTCGGCAAGTGGGGGCTGGGCCTGTCGGATCTGCTGATGACGCTCAATCTGTTCAGCCGTGTGAACGTCGATGAGGCCGGGTGTTTCCACTTCGTCGAGGGCAACTCCAAGGCTGGCGACTACATCGAATTGTACGCGCCGATGGACACGCTGGTGGTGCTCACCGCGCTGCAACATCCAATGGACCCGTCGCCGGAATACGCACCGAAACCACTGAAGCTGAGCTGGATGAACGCCGACGCCAGCGTCGCCGAACACTGCCGCAACTCGCGCCCGGAAAATGAGCGCGGCTTTATCAACACCGACCGTTTGTTCGCCTGA
- a CDS encoding ABC transporter ATP-binding protein — MSFITVKNVWQQYADQVVLEGLNLSVNEGEFCTLVGASGCGKSTFLRLLLGQETASRGEILLDGQALASEPDASRGVVFQRYSVFPHLSVLDNVALGLELPRAPLLGRLFGSGKREAREQAAALLHKVGLGHALDKYPAQLSGGMQQRLAIAQALIMKPRVLLLDEPFGALDPGIRKDMHALLLELWRETKLTVFMVTHDLSEGFSLGTRLLVFDKVRLDPHAPGAYGARITYDIPLNSDRRAQRAAVDALPLPLAGALRTA; from the coding sequence ATGAGCTTCATCACGGTAAAAAACGTCTGGCAGCAATACGCCGATCAAGTGGTGCTGGAAGGCTTGAACCTGAGCGTCAATGAGGGCGAGTTCTGCACCCTGGTCGGCGCGTCCGGTTGCGGCAAATCGACCTTCCTGCGCCTGCTGCTCGGTCAGGAAACAGCGAGCCGCGGCGAGATTCTGCTCGACGGTCAAGCGCTGGCCAGCGAACCGGATGCCAGCCGTGGCGTGGTGTTCCAGCGCTACTCGGTGTTCCCGCATTTGAGCGTGCTCGACAACGTCGCCCTCGGCCTCGAATTGCCGCGTGCGCCGTTGCTCGGTCGGTTGTTCGGCAGCGGCAAACGTGAGGCGCGCGAACAGGCGGCGGCGCTACTGCACAAAGTCGGCCTCGGTCATGCGCTGGACAAGTACCCGGCACAGTTGTCCGGCGGTATGCAGCAACGGCTGGCGATTGCCCAGGCGCTGATTATGAAACCACGGGTGTTGCTGCTCGACGAACCGTTCGGCGCGCTCGATCCGGGCATCCGCAAAGACATGCACGCGTTGCTGCTGGAGCTGTGGCGCGAGACCAAACTGACCGTGTTCATGGTCACCCATGACCTGTCCGAAGGCTTCAGCCTCGGCACGCGTTTGCTGGTGTTCGACAAGGTTCGCCTCGACCCGCACGCCCCCGGCGCCTATGGCGCGCGCATCACCTACGACATCCCTTTGAACAGCGACCGCCGCGCCCAACGCGCCGCCGTCGACGCCCTGCCGTTGCCACTGGCAGGCGCCCTTCGCACCGCTTGA
- a CDS encoding ABC transporter permease, protein MRLINRHPDRPSRLLLVILPFALLLFAYFMGSAERLADTPNDKLLPSAVQMSDAVKRLALNADSRTGDYLLWQDTASSLRRLAIGLGIAALAGLCLGIAAGTLPLFGAPLSPLLTVLSMVPPLAILPILFIVFGLGELSKVMLIVIGITPALARDLEQRAREIPVELLIKAQTLGASTWTLMLRVVLPQLLPRLLISLRLMLGSAWLFLIAAEAIASTDGLGYRIFLVRRYLAMDVILPYVVWITLLAWLMDWGLKYLTRRAFPWYEGAAK, encoded by the coding sequence ATGCGCCTGATCAATCGCCACCCGGATCGCCCGAGTCGCCTGTTGCTGGTGATCCTGCCGTTCGCTTTGCTGCTGTTCGCCTATTTCATGGGCTCGGCCGAGCGCCTCGCGGACACCCCCAACGACAAACTGCTGCCCAGCGCCGTGCAGATGAGCGACGCGGTAAAACGCTTGGCCTTGAATGCCGACAGCCGCACCGGTGACTACCTGTTGTGGCAGGACACCGCGTCGAGTCTGCGGCGTCTGGCCATCGGCCTCGGCATCGCCGCTTTGGCCGGGCTGTGCCTGGGCATCGCCGCCGGCACGCTGCCGCTGTTCGGCGCGCCTTTGTCGCCGCTGCTGACGGTGCTGTCGATGGTGCCACCGCTGGCGATCCTGCCGATTCTGTTCATTGTTTTCGGTCTGGGCGAGTTGTCGAAGGTGATGCTGATCGTCATCGGCATCACCCCGGCGCTCGCTCGCGATCTGGAACAACGCGCCCGGGAAATACCGGTCGAACTGCTGATCAAGGCGCAGACCCTCGGCGCCTCGACCTGGACGCTGATGCTGCGTGTGGTGCTGCCGCAACTGCTGCCACGCTTGCTGATCTCGTTGCGGTTGATGCTCGGTTCGGCGTGGCTGTTCCTGATTGCCGCCGAAGCGATCGCCTCCACCGACGGCCTCGGCTACCGGATTTTTCTGGTCCGGCGTTATCTGGCGATGGACGTGATTCTGCCATATGTGGTGTGGATCACCCTCCTCGCCTGGCTGATGGATTGGGGCTTGAAATACCTGACTCGTCGCGCCTTCCCTTGGTATGAGGGGGCGGCCAAATGA